AGTCAATCTGACAGTACAGGGAACACTCTGAAAGCTTCCTGTCCAAACCTATTGGCCCAAATAAAATTGcttgaaaagaaatggaaaaaaaatcccaaattacaTCGCAAAAACGTCTTCTCTCGAGAATATTACAGAAAGAAGCCAAAACTATTGGAATGTTTTCAGTTAAAGTTTTACTTCTTGCAGACTTTGAGCACTAGAATTTGTAGCACCTTTAAAACAAGCAGATACTTCAGAACAAGAAAGCTGTACTACCTATCCTTCTCAATGTAAATAAGGACTTGCACTTGCCAAAAACATTCAAAGCTTCACTCTGAACAAGCACGTATTAAAGCCTCTGTTTCTCATGTGTCTACTTAATGTGGAGATGAGAAAACACCTCAAACCCTGCTACAAGAGAGGGCAAGCAAAGGAGCTGTGAGACTCCAGTCAGGATGCCTGTTTGAGGCTACGCTGCTTACATGCATGGCAAACAGtattttcagacaaaaattactgaaaacaaaaatctagCAAGACTCAACTACAACCAGGAGTTGTACCTTGCACTGCTGAGCAGCTTTCTGCCATGAAGCAGTAAAGGAACTAGGCATTGCAGTCACTGATTAAAACCCAGGACAGGAACAAACAGCACAGATAAAATCAAGTGAGAGCACCTATAGATAAATACTGCCCTTCCTGCTAAATTACAGAGCCATCAACTGCTTTGCTAAGCATCAGTCTGCTCACACAGAACTGAACTTGGTGCTCAGCAGCAAAGATAGCTGTTGGAAAGACTATAAAGGGCACCAACAAAATCAGTGCTTAGAAATTTGAAAGCAGCTCAGCACTAAGTTATCCAAGTGATTTGCTGACTTCGAAAGTGGAAATTGAACAACAACAGGGATATTGGAATTAGTTATTTTCTGTTATGCAATtagacaataaaaatattttcatccttaCACAAACCACACACATTCCTACCAAGCTCTAAGTCCTCCCTGTGATATTATTTAGATCTGTATGACTCTTAAACTTTCAACACTGGATTACAcattttctccacagctgctcactcagtTAGTAAAGAACAGAAGGACTGTACTAAAAGAAgccaaattttcttttattcttcgTCCTCATGTCTTTAAAACCAAGATGTACTGAGAATAGCAAAGAGATTGGCTTTTTTGCTCCCCACAAAGGAACTATGAGCAGAGGCCAGCAAGTTCCTGCTGTTACCTTCCTATGCTGGTTCTCATTTCAGAAGCCCAGTTAAAATTCCCTTTGCAAAAGCTGCCCTTCCAAAGATGATCCAAACACTCCTAAACTAAGATCACCCAATGGCAGCTGCACTGCCATCTACAGAAAAGCTTAGGAAAAGCATTTACCATTTAGTATTTGTTGATACTAATAAGGATACAGCTTAAAAGACTACCAAAACAACAGCAGGAtggaaatgaagaagaaaaaggccaACTGTGCAGTAAACATGACCAACTACTCAGCACATAGCTCCCTGAATTGTCACTCAGCCACATTGCTTCTACTCACCCCAGCCTGGTGCCACAGGAACTCCAGAACTACTGCTTTGGTGACTGCCCTGGAAATACTAAATCCAAGGGGCTTGGCATTGGCCCAAGCACTCCAAATTCTTAAATCTGACTCTCATCAATTGGATTTTGACACACAGATATGAACTGCTTTTAACTCACCACACTAGAGGATAGAAACTGCATAATTTGATCACGTATCTCCCAGCAATCAAAACATCTGACATGTTGACTAATCACAATAATTATTCTCAATGCCTTCACTTTTTTGTCTTTATACTCCCTGcttgcagagaaaaggaaaaacatggaaCAAAAGCTTATAGTAACCTACTCAAAAGcagtttttcagaaagaatgaaaaactgAGTCAGAAATTCTTCTGCATCTTCAGATTAGAAAAGATCACTGTTTAATCTTCAGGCTAAAGAAATCAAATATAACATAATTTCTACCAAAATCAACAagtacagggggaaaaaaaacccacccactACTAAGAGGCAATTCAACAATTCAGAGCTAcatttttctcccccaaaacccaagctactgaaaatacatttctgccttgcaaaaataaaacatgctcTTGATGCTTTTCTCATTCAGATACATGTCACAGTACAGTAAGCACTGAAATTCAGGAAAAGTAGTAACAGGATAAAAAATCAGAATGGGTAGAAACAACACGTGATCTTCTAGATTCAATATCAAGTCTTAAAATCTCCTTTCTCCACTTCCTCAAAAACTAGTAAATACCTTCTTCCATTCTTAAGTCCTCTCTAAAAACTCTTTAGTTTCAATAATCAAATAAATAATCCAAAATAGTGAACAAGAATATCAAAGGCTTCTAATGTACCTCTGCTCCACATCTGCTTACAACTGCTTCTGTCAATCAGCACATTGATTCAATAGGAACTCATACCCACGCACAAATTTATTCACAGGGGCTACATGTACCAAAACCTAGATATATGCtccaaaagcacaggaaaagaagTGTCTTCCATTTGTTTGTTACTTTTCAGAGTATGCATCAAAATACCTATATTTAAAACTTACCAAGgacaaagtttaaaaatttccctcttttcttgTCATGTGCACACCTGTGTCTGGAGACAAGGGTGTTTGTTTTTGCAGTGGCCTCCCTCTTATGGGTTTTCCCTATAAACACCAATAACGCTACAAAACTCATACTACAAAAAAATCTCTAACAGCTTTTCCAAGCTGGTCATAATTGCCACAAAAAGTTAATAATCACTGTTAAACTCTTTCAAGCACTAGATCCCAACATCATACTTTAGGATGGAGAGCAAACAATACCACAAGCAGCTGAAAATATATCAGGAATTCATATTTAGTTacacataaaaaatataattacctATCTGTGCCCAAGTCTGAAAGTGGTATCTACATTACTAAATTGGCAGTGGTGACACAGTACCTAACACACCTGAAACACACGAAGCACGGCACATTGATTAAACCAAATTGGTTTTGTCCAACGTTCTGATTGTTAGCATCATGTTAATAAAATCCAAGTTCCTTGATTCAGAAGTCTTTGCAGATAAAGGAGCACAAACAGGACAGACAGAATTTCCTTCAGACCCACTAAAATTCCAAAGTTGGCTCCCTGATTTCAGATGAAGGATCACAGCACAGCAACAACTCTCCATCCACTCTCCTCATATTTAATGATGCACATCAGTTTGAGTTtagcagcaagaaaaaagtTGTGCTGCATTTGTGTATCCCACTGGAGATGCACAAAGAGCCCTGCTACAGTGAGCTACAGCCAGGTCTCTACCTAAAAGATGCTATGATTGAATGAAGAGAGAACTCAAATATCTGCTTCAGCTCACCAGGGGCCTCTGAGCACACAGTACAGAACAACAAATGCAAGAAGCCACATAGGCAAGAGCTCTTTTCTGGCTTTTTCACTCCTATGTTTAGAGATTAGTGGGAGGTATTTAACCTAGCCTTTGCAGAAATCAGATTTCTTTATTCCTTGTGAGAACTGCTATGAGATTGCATAAGGAAGGACCTGTTTTGTCCTGACTTGagaatgaggaaagaaaaaaatgtgtgcaaaCAGCCTGATCAAGGTCACATGTCCAGAAACAGGAGCTCCTAAACAAGAAGTTTCACAAAGCAATCAActacagaggaaagaggaaacaattacagatttttttttaaaagcactaatattaaaaaatatacgTACTAAGCAGTAAACTCAACACATTACAAAAATGCAAGTTATGAATGCAGATACATACTATGCTGTTCATTTCTGAAGAGTCGTAACTTCCACACGGATGGACACTTCCTATAGGTTCCAGCCCTTCTTCATCCCACATATATGTGCCATCAGAGCTGTCAGATGGAGAAAGCTCAAAGGAGGAGCCAGCTCTGTAGTTCatctctgaagagatgacattCTCAGTAGTGTGTTTTGTGCTTTCACTGTTGTCATCCACTGCTTAAAGAGAAAAGCATCAGTTAAGATTAGAAAAAACATCCAAtattcaaaaaaataaacactaaaATGCCTGTCACTGGGTGCTACTTCTGCTGGAACTGTACTGTAACAGAAACACCTGAAAGGCTTTCTACAGTATTGTCCCCTCATCCCAGAAGGGGGAAAAGCTCAAGCTGGTTTGGCAGCTACAACCAAGTAATCTTCCAACCTACATCTCTGCTAACCTTTTACACTGCCCTAATTCACCCACCATGGAAGCTACTTTCTAGAAATCTGCATCTCTTTAGCATATTAGGTGGGTCCAAAAATGTATCCTTTGGATCTAGTCTTTCAATTGCAACATCTCTCAAACAAGCTTTTATCATGAAAAGCCCAATGATTCGAAAATGTGGCTTTCAAAAGCATCTTCTTGTGTCTTCAAATGATTTTTAACTAATTCAgatgcatcagaaaaaaaaagacccagtAACAATCCTGTTTATAACTGAACTAATTCAATTCCACATTCTACACTTATTTCCACTACTTAGAAGCAGTTACAGCTGTTCTCTGCCTACAGAGGTGGAGGGAGCACAAGGtgaaattttcttaaaatatcatCAACACAGAAAATGAATGGCAAAGCAAGGATATGAGGAATCCCACAACCACAACACAAATATGTTTAAAGCAGGTCACCTTCATTTTTATCACAAAGAGCTCTTCAAAGTAATGCTTGGGGAAAAAACTATAATGCAGAAAAGGCACAAGCAAACAAATATGCCAGCATAGAACAGTTCCATTCTGAAACAAATCATAAGCAATGGGCAATTACATTAAATAACTTAATTACCATTACAGAATTTTGATTTAGCACCTAAAATTTCAAACAGAACATAAAAAAGGTATTTACCAGACACATTTATATCAAGCCAGTCATCAGCATTACAGCAAGATCCTCCACCTTCCTTGAGAGACGTGAACGGCTCGATGGATGTTCTGCTCCCATGCTCTAATTCCTGAAGGCAGCTCTCCTTCTGCTGGATTTGTACAGTTCTGTTTGCCTCTTCTATATCTATGAAATCGTCACTGAAGTCTTCACTCAAATCATTTTTCTCAGAGGATGACAAAGAAGATATAGATATTTCATCTCCATCATCGCTCATACACATCACTTTTGACCCATGTTTTCCCAGACTTTCATGCAAGGCCTCACCAGGTTCTGTTCTTTGAGCCCTGCTCTCTAGAATACTGTTTTTATCAACGGCTCTGTTGATGTTTGCTGAAATCTCTGCGCTCTCCACCATGCGCGTGTCCGGAGCCACACTTTTGCTGCCATCCACAACAGTATTCCCAgcaaacctctgcctggtagGCTTCAGCAGAGAAGGCCGACTTAATCTGTATCCATAGGAAGGTGCTGACCCAGATCCATTTGACAGTGGGGGTTTCTTGGAACAAGGAGCTGACATAGCTGAGTACGGTCTGGTAAACCCATACTTCATCGGCTCATTTCCATTGGGTACATCCAACTGACACGCGTTTCTTGACAGCAGAGTAGACCTCTGAGATGTCCTGGCAGCGAGATTTTGACTATGATAAGGCCTTGTAAGATCCACAGCTTTATTAAAGGAATGTGACCTGGTTAGAGATgcagtgggaaggaaagaatTCTGAATGGAATGTGAAAAACTTTGTGATCTTACCATTTTGTCACAGGAAAAAGCCTTGCTAGCATTGTCTGTAGACTGTGCCAGGGTTTCTCCCAAACTTGTCCTAGTGGCACTAGAATTAGCTCTAGGTCTCTGCAAACCTACCACCGGCCGATTTCCATAAAATCCATTTAAATTTGATCTTGGAGCATTAAGTCCAGAGTATGTCCTTCCTGACAGGGTACCTTTGGTGAATTTAGCTGAACTAGACAGTCCAGGTATAGACTTTGGATTTAATTCCTCAGTAGAAGATACAAACATAttggtttgctttgctgcttttgacGCAACTGAAGCAGTACTGTTCAAACCCACCCTGAGCTCATCATTGCCCAATGCTCCTTGAGATTGAGGGTACTTCTCAGGatcaattaatttttcattagagTTGCGTTTGGCGTTGGCCTCTCTCCCATTCTGATCGTTAAGCTgatatttatttgattttttccagctgaaagcaaaggaagacATTCCAACAGTGCCATTGTGCTTGCTGAAATTTTTGCCACCGTTACTCCCTGCTAAGTTCACAGCCGTCCCGTTTGGCATAGGTTGCAAAACAGTCCCTAAAGTTTTCGTTCCATATTTTGGTAGCCTGGAAACCAAGGATGtcctgttttgatttttttcttccatgagcTATTGGGTACATTGGTCCTTAATGGGTGCTTGAAtctaagaatgaaaaataaagtaacattAAACCTGAATCAACCACACATTAAACACAGTTTTCTATATATTTGTAGCTATATGCTTCCTAGATTTCTGTGCCTAACTCCACCATGCTGATAAAAAGTAACCCAGACACCTTTTGTGAACTCCAGAGTTCCAGCAGTTATCTGGCAGTAATATGCTCTTCAGGTGACAGCTCCCTCTCCCAACTTTCATTCTCTACATAaaccatattttttttgttttccttttgtaatcTATAAAATAAACTTGAGAAGAGgttggatgatttttttttgttctttttttcatttacccCTTTTCAGCAACAAACTGAACTTTTCAACTGTTACAATTATTAAGTTATAAACTTCagatttagtattttttaaaaaagccacaaaTATGACATTGCAAAAACAGCAACATAAACCTGCAAAAAACAATTATGTAAAATCTGACTAAAAGCTAATTCTTGAGattgttttccatttcccaaTGCCTAAAATATAGGAAATAACCAGTCATCATACATCTCgccacaatattttttcttcccagacaTTATGGATCTCCCCAAATTAAAATTCACATTCCTAgtcattgttttctctttgtatgGAGACTGTAGTCTATTCTGGAAATCATTTTATTCACACATAAAACCTGAAGTACAGTGCAACAGTTGCATAAGGTCAGTGTTAGTAAGCGAATTCAGAAGTTCTACTTATTCAAAGTACACAGAATATCTTGTGTAACCACAGCATGCATTACCCTAAAGTGAATCACTCCCCAAGATGCAAGAGGTCACTAAGTAACATTTAAATTCTTAGTGATATAACTGAAGATAAAATCAAAGATAAGATCGAAGTGGCATTAAATTCATGCAAAATGAAATACCCTTAGGATTTGTCAGTGAATAGGATGCCCCGGAGCCAGTACTTCTGGAAGCAGATCTACATTACAAAGATAGAAAGAGAAAGGTACTGCAGACAGGGCATTTAGGGGCTCCTAACTTGTGAAAACATCAGAATCCACATTCTGCAATTCTGGTGTGcacatttccattttgaaaGACACAAATCGTGACTTTTCAAATACTCAGTGAATTCTTGCACACCAGAGACACTGCCCTCACCCACGTGTGCAAAGAAGGACACAAGTATGTCCCCCTGGGACCACAGAACATTTCATTCACCATGTATGACACCTGTCTGCACGTGGATGGAAGTGTCTAATGTCAGACTTCTTGCACAGGAAAATAATATCATCAGGCAACAGCAAAGATCTTTATTTCATGTCAACTACATACAATAAAGTACAGCTTTTCTTTAACAACTCCATTAATAAAAAATGGCCTTTAATATGCTGATGAATTCATTCCCAGCAAGCATCATAGTGCAGATCCCTCAGAAGATAACCTAACTCTAAAGAAAAGGCAAGCCTTGTGAAGAAATCTTCCAAATTGAAAAAGTTAAATTAGAAAGCTGCTAATTTAACTTGCATGCTTTATGGATAATTCCCTTTTCACATCTGTCTACCATCTCTTAGGTGACTGCAAAATTTAAATGAGGCCATTTAATTAGATTACTTTAATCCTCCACCAAGTGCTGCAAATTAAACTTGAAAAGGAGACCTTTCCAGATCTCTAGGAAGGGCTCTTGCTCATTTATCCTTGATTAGGTAAAGACAACACATTATATTCAACAAAACCATACTGATAGC
This region of Vidua macroura isolate BioBank_ID:100142 chromosome 8, ASM2450914v1, whole genome shotgun sequence genomic DNA includes:
- the CCSER2 gene encoding serine-rich coiled-coil domain-containing protein 2 isoform X2 codes for the protein MEEKNQNRTSLVSRLPKYGTKTLGTVLQPMPNGTAVNLAGSNGGKNFSKHNGTVGMSSFAFSWKKSNKYQLNDQNGREANAKRNSNEKLIDPEKYPQSQGALGNDELRVGLNSTASVASKAAKQTNMFVSSTEELNPKSIPGLSSSAKFTKGTLSGRTYSGLNAPRSNLNGFYGNRPVVGLQRPRANSSATRTSLGETLAQSTDNASKAFSCDKMVRSQSFSHSIQNSFLPTASLTRSHSFNKAVDLTRPYHSQNLAARTSQRSTLLSRNACQLDVPNGNEPMKYGFTRPYSAMSAPCSKKPPLSNGSGSAPSYGYRLSRPSLLKPTRQRFAGNTVVDGSKSVAPDTRMVESAEISANINRAVDKNSILESRAQRTEPGEALHESLGKHGSKVMCMSDDGDEISISSLSSSEKNDLSEDFSDDFIDIEEANRTVQIQQKESCLQELEHGSRTSIEPFTSLKEGGGSCCNADDWLDINVSVDDNSESTKHTTENVISSEMNYRAGSSFELSPSDSSDGTYMWDEEGLEPIGSVHPCGSYDSSEMNSIDILNNLDSCDLEDDDLMLDVDLPEDPPRDKEECENMSRYERQDRNTRQHQEGFWKRTPQQRWNTQEHYHLGHTDHYIHGKNDLNRGSNYLEPAVGPLESYGAGSGYAVPRALPENTVMLDEMTLRHMVQDCTAVKTQLLRLKRLLHQNDENVSLQDITFSVPSSPEPQEPESAFKMDDLLNEIRQLRDELRKKDETINQLEQQLATRCNCQKDSQKPPVAVRACADKFTQTSWRRSSPQVLQPSSSLPNSTDLAQGKLIKTPHIEAHSEYPKPDLHDSRNHQNRNAANISLPNSLNDVNASTSVQLNTKDENASYLDNLKNKNIEDPGEVASNKKGTLPPRPHFQTSTQADAPEVQTGLPVKGQPSFTNQASQPKTSRIVKPPTALVPPTMAVPIRSADHSAASKERELLPLSSSTQPQPTSGQDNLKGKQSQKVSKLRPPTTSFVKSKQVSSQKSTPVPPEPQNTSLKSNIPRPPVQRKESVQTHSAGVHSGDSMPSGRHSRLPKPKTH
- the CCSER2 gene encoding serine-rich coiled-coil domain-containing protein 2 isoform X4; its protein translation is MEEKNQNRTSLVSRLPKYGTKTLGTVLQPMPNGTAVNLAGSNGGKNFSKHNGTVGMSSFAFSWKKSNKYQLNDQNGREANAKRNSNEKLIDPEKYPQSQGALGNDELRVGLNSTASVASKAAKQTNMFVSSTEELNPKSIPGLSSSAKFTKGTLSGRTYSGLNAPRSNLNGFYGNRPVVGLQRPRANSSATRTSLGETLAQSTDNASKAFSCDKMVRSQSFSHSIQNSFLPTASLTRSHSFNKAVDLTRPYHSQNLAARTSQRSTLLSRNACQLDVPNGNEPMKYGFTRPYSAMSAPCSKKPPLSNGSGSAPSYGYRLSRPSLLKPTRQRFAGNTVVDGSKSVAPDTRMVESAEISANINRAVDKNSILESRAQRTEPGEALHESLGKHGSKVMCMSDDGDEISISSLSSSEKNDLSEDFSDDFIDIEEANRTVQIQQKESCLQELEHGSRTSIEPFTSLKEGGGSCCNADDWLDINVSVDDNSESTKHTTENVISSEMNYRAGSSFELSPSDSSDGTYMWDEEGLEPIGSVHPCGSYDSSEMNSIDILNNLDSCDLEDDDLMLDVDLPEDPPRDKEECENMSRYERQDRNTRQHQEGFWKRTPQQRWNTQEHYHLGHTDHYIHGKNDLNRGSNYLEPAVGPLESYGAGSGYAVPRALPENTVMLDEMTLRHMVQDCTAVKTQLLRLKRLLHQNDENVSLQDITFSVPSSPEPQEPESAFKMDDLLNEIRQLRDELRKKDETINQLEQQLATRCNCQKDSQKPPVAVRACADKFTQTSWRRSSGGYSAPSFSPWQGSFQGIPRSVPPHRRQTSSTTAFQQPSQFHRPRPGKTNKNSTYRGPQ
- the CCSER2 gene encoding serine-rich coiled-coil domain-containing protein 2 isoform X1, which codes for MEEKNQNRTSLVSRLPKYGTKTLGTVLQPMPNGTAVNLAGSNGGKNFSKHNGTVGMSSFAFSWKKSNKYQLNDQNGREANAKRNSNEKLIDPEKYPQSQGALGNDELRVGLNSTASVASKAAKQTNMFVSSTEELNPKSIPGLSSSAKFTKGTLSGRTYSGLNAPRSNLNGFYGNRPVVGLQRPRANSSATRTSLGETLAQSTDNASKAFSCDKMVRSQSFSHSIQNSFLPTASLTRSHSFNKAVDLTRPYHSQNLAARTSQRSTLLSRNACQLDVPNGNEPMKYGFTRPYSAMSAPCSKKPPLSNGSGSAPSYGYRLSRPSLLKPTRQRFAGNTVVDGSKSVAPDTRMVESAEISANINRAVDKNSILESRAQRTEPGEALHESLGKHGSKVMCMSDDGDEISISSLSSSEKNDLSEDFSDDFIDIEEANRTVQIQQKESCLQELEHGSRTSIEPFTSLKEGGGSCCNADDWLDINVSAVDDNSESTKHTTENVISSEMNYRAGSSFELSPSDSSDGTYMWDEEGLEPIGSVHPCGSYDSSEMNSIDILNNLDSCDLEDDDLMLDVDLPEDPPRDKEECENMSRYERQDRNTRQHQEGFWKRTPQQRWNTQEHYHLGHTDHYIHGKNDLNRGSNYLEPAVGPLESYGAGSGYAVPRALPENTVMLDEMTLRHMVQDCTAVKTQLLRLKRLLHQNDENVSLQDITFSVPSSPEPQEPESAFKMDDLLNEIRQLRDELRKKDETINQLEQQLATRCNCQKDSQKPPVAVRACADKFTQTSWRRSSPQVLQPSSSLPNSTDLAQGKLIKTPHIEAHSEYPKPDLHDSRNHQNRNAANISLPNSLNDVNASTSVQLNTKDENASYLDNLKNKNIEDPGEVASNKKGTLPPRPHFQTSTQADAPEVQTGLPVKGQPSFTNQASQPKTSRIVKPPTALVPPTMAVPIRSADHSAASKERELLPLSSSTQPQPTSGQDNLKGKQSQKVSKLRPPTTSFVKSKQVSSQKSTPVPPEPQNTSLKSNIPRPPVQRKESVQTHSAGVHSGDSMPSGRHSRLPKPKTH
- the CCSER2 gene encoding serine-rich coiled-coil domain-containing protein 2 isoform X3, yielding MEEKNQNRTSLVSRLPKYGTKTLGTVLQPMPNGTAVNLAGSNGGKNFSKHNGTVGMSSFAFSWKKSNKYQLNDQNGREANAKRNSNEKLIDPEKYPQSQGALGNDELRVGLNSTASVASKAAKQTNMFVSSTEELNPKSIPGLSSSAKFTKGTLSGRTYSGLNAPRSNLNGFYGNRPVVGLQRPRANSSATRTSLGETLAQSTDNASKAFSCDKMVRSQSFSHSIQNSFLPTASLTRSHSFNKAVDLTRPYHSQNLAARTSQRSTLLSRNACQLDVPNGNEPMKYGFTRPYSAMSAPCSKKPPLSNGSGSAPSYGYRLSRPSLLKPTRQRFAGNTVVDGSKSVAPDTRMVESAEISANINRAVDKNSILESRAQRTEPGEALHESLGKHGSKVMCMSDDGDEISISSLSSSEKNDLSEDFSDDFIDIEEANRTVQIQQKESCLQELEHGSRTSIEPFTSLKEGGGSCCNADDWLDINVSAVDDNSESTKHTTENVISSEMNYRAGSSFELSPSDSSDGTYMWDEEGLEPIGSVHPCGSYDSSEMNSIDILNNLDSCDLEDDDLMLDVDLPEDPPRDKEECENMSRYERQDRNTRQHQEGFWKRTPQQRWNTQEHYHLGHTDHYIHGKNDLNRGSNYLEPAVGPLESYGAGSGYAVPRALPENTVMLDEMTLRHMVQDCTAVKTQLLRLKRLLHQNDENVSLQDITFSVPSSPEPQEPESAFKMDDLLNEIRQLRDELRKKDETINQLEQQLATRCNCQKDSQKPPVAVRACADKFTQTSWRRSSGGYSAPSFSPWQGSFQGIPRSVPPHRRQTSSTTAFQQPSQFHRPRPGKTNKNSTYRGPQ